A window of the Isosphaera pallida ATCC 43644 genome harbors these coding sequences:
- a CDS encoding efflux RND transporter permease subunit — protein MSAWLIRLRFVTFPLVLLVTALLGWLGGTATYEQSISSLFAPNDPDIVAYEAAGRSFGSDNFAFVAYDDPMLLTPEGMARVAELAQAVGPDSIAGIQSVQSLDAMPQLWRIDDLLIQLASANPLARPLLTQALRLGVSAGGQAGARSLSIQAAVAAARTQEARDELRTRLVTNPLFRGTVISDDGRSTAVVVRLRPTTEFDMKATVRQLREAADSFAARHNLGRIAVVGPPVLLADAYTAIETDGRKLAKLGMVLLAGVMLVSVRSLWWIVVPLTVGWGVWWGVEAFLAWRGMKLSLSGGPLMAQVIVLTMPAASHLAILHRLAMQRGDQARPCAQRVLDVVGWPIFWCAISTALGYGVLLTSALVPVRQFGGVLMVCALTTAFLVTVCAPFAMLAPRGLRLQLPESPTRRLSRPAWASILLTESLNGLVKTAARRPAVVLSVLIVGCGPVLVGISRMQYEYNYINSFQPHARVVTDYGFVEGRLGGIGLYQLVVPLEEGITSENIARLSRLDEQLANLELDGLAMTTQVVSLATALDPDGRLGALKPDQTAAALDFKTELILASPQAELLASFWNPETRAARIMVRLIESQQAERKEWAFNRARQLAYEEFGPSCQLTGMSYLLTRTVRSVTSTQWTTLACSGLGVLLMLAVALRSGSLALLGALPTVLSVGLTIGAMGWLGIKVDIATALVASVALGMAVDQTFHSLIQYRRQRQRHGFTRALVAGFRLSGPGITLSSVAVSAGFLALWFSEFVPFSNFGFLISVAIVGGLVGNLVVLPAFLAATLGRRVRLARQRLGRLDDRDLDVAPHAAEAVLTLSNADGFARLEGIRRASHHHSHHARPAESPPVESRETS, from the coding sequence GTGTCCGCATGGTTGATTCGCCTCCGGTTCGTCACCTTCCCGTTGGTCCTGCTCGTCACCGCATTGTTGGGTTGGTTGGGTGGAACTGCGACGTATGAACAGTCGATCTCCTCGCTCTTTGCGCCCAATGACCCTGACATTGTGGCCTACGAGGCGGCGGGGCGTTCGTTCGGGTCGGACAACTTCGCGTTCGTCGCCTACGACGATCCCATGCTCCTGACGCCTGAAGGAATGGCACGGGTGGCCGAACTCGCCCAGGCAGTCGGTCCCGATTCGATCGCGGGGATTCAGTCGGTCCAGTCGCTCGACGCGATGCCCCAGCTTTGGCGGATCGACGATTTGCTGATCCAGCTGGCAAGCGCCAATCCATTGGCTCGTCCGCTACTGACTCAGGCGTTGCGGCTAGGGGTCTCCGCCGGTGGCCAGGCCGGCGCGCGTTCGCTGTCGATCCAAGCGGCGGTGGCGGCGGCCCGAACCCAGGAAGCCCGCGACGAGCTGCGCACCCGCCTGGTGACCAATCCGCTCTTCCGGGGCACGGTCATTTCCGACGACGGACGCTCGACGGCGGTGGTGGTGCGGTTGCGTCCCACCACCGAGTTCGACATGAAGGCCACCGTGAGGCAACTCCGCGAGGCCGCCGACAGCTTTGCGGCCCGTCACAACCTGGGGCGGATCGCCGTGGTGGGACCCCCCGTCCTGCTGGCCGACGCCTACACGGCAATCGAAACCGACGGCCGCAAACTGGCCAAGCTCGGCATGGTGTTGTTGGCCGGGGTCATGCTGGTTTCGGTGCGGAGCCTGTGGTGGATCGTGGTGCCTCTGACGGTGGGGTGGGGCGTCTGGTGGGGCGTCGAAGCATTCCTCGCCTGGAGGGGAATGAAGCTGTCGCTCTCGGGCGGTCCCCTCATGGCGCAAGTGATCGTCTTGACGATGCCGGCCGCCTCCCACCTGGCGATTTTGCATCGCCTGGCGATGCAAAGAGGCGACCAGGCCCGCCCTTGCGCGCAACGCGTGTTGGACGTGGTCGGTTGGCCTATTTTCTGGTGCGCAATCTCCACCGCGTTGGGTTATGGCGTTTTGTTGACCAGCGCGCTGGTGCCGGTGCGTCAGTTCGGCGGCGTGTTGATGGTCTGCGCCTTGACGACGGCCTTCTTGGTGACGGTCTGCGCTCCATTTGCCATGCTAGCGCCGCGCGGTTTGAGGTTGCAGCTGCCCGAGTCTCCTACACGTCGATTGAGCCGACCTGCCTGGGCAAGCATCCTGTTGACCGAATCGCTCAACGGTCTAGTCAAGACCGCCGCCCGCCGTCCCGCTGTGGTACTGAGCGTGCTGATTGTGGGATGTGGACCAGTTTTGGTCGGAATCTCTCGAATGCAATATGAGTATAACTATATCAATTCGTTTCAACCACATGCGCGGGTGGTGACCGACTACGGCTTCGTGGAGGGACGGTTAGGTGGGATCGGACTTTATCAGCTTGTCGTGCCGTTAGAGGAAGGGATCACCTCGGAGAACATTGCGCGGTTGAGCCGCCTGGACGAGCAGCTCGCCAATCTGGAGTTAGATGGTCTGGCGATGACCACCCAGGTTGTTTCGTTGGCCACCGCGCTCGATCCCGATGGACGCCTCGGCGCGCTCAAACCCGACCAGACTGCCGCGGCGCTGGATTTCAAGACCGAATTGATTCTGGCTTCCCCCCAAGCCGAACTCTTAGCCAGCTTCTGGAACCCCGAAACCCGCGCTGCGCGGATCATGGTCCGCCTGATCGAATCCCAGCAGGCCGAACGTAAGGAATGGGCCTTCAACCGCGCCCGTCAGCTGGCGTACGAGGAGTTTGGTCCCTCCTGCCAACTTACCGGCATGTCCTATTTGTTGACCCGCACGGTGCGATCGGTCACATCAACCCAGTGGACCACGCTGGCCTGTTCGGGTTTGGGGGTGCTGTTGATGCTGGCCGTCGCGCTTCGGAGCGGGTCGCTAGCGTTGCTGGGGGCGTTGCCCACGGTGCTGTCGGTCGGGTTGACGATTGGGGCGATGGGCTGGTTGGGGATCAAGGTTGACATCGCCACGGCGCTAGTGGCCAGCGTGGCTCTTGGCATGGCGGTGGATCAAACCTTTCATAGTTTGATTCAATATCGCCGCCAGCGTCAACGACATGGGTTCACCCGTGCCTTGGTGGCCGGATTCCGTTTGAGTGGGCCTGGGATTACGCTGTCCAGCGTGGCGGTGTCCGCGGGATTCCTGGCGTTGTGGTTCAGCGAGTTCGTGCCTTTCTCCAACTTCGGTTTTCTCATCTCCGTGGCGATCGTGGGTGGTCTGGTGGGCAACCTCGTGGTTTTGCCGGCCTTCCTGGCAGCCACCTTAGGTCGGCGCGTCCGGCTGGCGCGGCAACGCCTAGGCCGACTTGACGACCGCGATCTCGATGTGGCTCCTCACGCGGCCGAAGCGGTGTTGACTCTTTCCAACGCCGATGGGTTCGCCCGTTTGGAGGGAATCCGCCGCGCTTCGCACCATCACTCTCATCACGCCCGCCCTGCCGAGTCTCCCCCGGTCGAATCCCGCGAGACGTCGTGA
- a CDS encoding sugar phosphate isomerase/epimerase family protein, translating into MLGNGNGATTAHAFPKLHNAAWPGVVGKGPDSEPPIDLDTMLDLTAAARVDGVGFDGVDLFLYDPHVSIDSTTEDLKALADRVRSRNLVIGSVVAPVWPPTGGGPALDEGEGRARFLQQVRKACGIAKTLKELGIRPYGVVRIDSACSPAQWAEDPQGNQAKIAETFKQAAAIARDHGERLAAEGEICWGGMHSWRVMVDLLERVGQPETLGFQADMAHTLLYTLGHNAPEDRILPEDYDWSDHATLDQALVTLTDALRPWTIDFHVAQNDATVFGSGSHDKTGRHCLPNDPNGKLDIPRHARFWLRDHHGEGQPTKAFQHICWDGCMFPNAVMMKPETWNSILSAMLSVRNAHGWDA; encoded by the coding sequence ATGCTTGGCAACGGCAATGGCGCGACGACGGCTCATGCGTTCCCCAAACTGCACAACGCCGCCTGGCCCGGCGTCGTCGGCAAAGGGCCCGACTCAGAACCACCCATCGACCTGGACACCATGCTTGATCTGACCGCCGCGGCACGGGTGGACGGGGTGGGCTTCGACGGGGTCGATCTCTTTTTGTACGACCCCCATGTGTCGATCGACTCGACCACCGAGGACCTCAAAGCGCTGGCTGATCGGGTCCGAAGCCGCAACTTAGTGATCGGCTCGGTCGTCGCGCCGGTCTGGCCGCCCACCGGCGGCGGCCCGGCGCTCGACGAGGGCGAAGGCCGCGCTCGGTTCCTCCAGCAGGTCCGCAAAGCCTGCGGCATCGCCAAGACCCTCAAGGAACTAGGCATTCGTCCCTACGGCGTGGTGCGGATCGACTCAGCCTGCTCGCCGGCGCAGTGGGCCGAAGACCCGCAAGGCAACCAAGCCAAGATCGCCGAGACGTTCAAGCAGGCCGCCGCGATCGCCCGCGACCACGGCGAACGTCTGGCCGCCGAGGGGGAAATTTGCTGGGGAGGAATGCACTCCTGGCGGGTCATGGTGGACCTTCTGGAACGGGTCGGGCAACCCGAAACCCTGGGCTTCCAGGCCGACATGGCCCACACCCTGCTCTACACACTGGGCCATAACGCCCCTGAGGACCGCATCCTGCCCGAAGACTACGACTGGTCCGACCACGCCACCCTCGACCAAGCCCTGGTCACCCTCACCGACGCGCTTCGCCCCTGGACCATCGACTTTCACGTGGCCCAAAACGACGCGACGGTGTTCGGCTCCGGCTCGCACGACAAAACCGGACGCCACTGCCTGCCCAACGACCCCAACGGCAAGCTCGACATCCCCCGCCACGCCCGGTTCTGGCTGCGCGACCACCACGGCGAGGGTCAACCCACCAAGGCGTTCCAACACATCTGCTGGGATGGCTGCATGTTCCCCAACGCCGTTATGATGAAGCCGGAAACCTGGAACTCGATCCTCTCGGCGATGCTCTCGGTCCGCAACGCCCACGGCTGGGACGCCTAA
- a CDS encoding sulfite exporter TauE/SafE family protein, with translation MTAEAAALDYGLIVLGGLLGSAHCLGMCGGFALAVGVPARSPWSNLGRQLAFALGRVFTYGVLGGLAAFGGLRLSAALGGWVNVSAIISIAAGLTLIGLGLRSAGVWPSVGGFGRRGSTGAAGALTTEAACLTAPILANFLKGGGLGTVLVAGTLHGLLPCGLVYGFLGLAAGTADPLRGPLVMLCFGFGTMPMMAAIGLGGGLLSPSTRVAVWRTAAWAVFACGVLALTRGVVFLTSDEACPVCVM, from the coding sequence ATGACAGCCGAGGCCGCCGCGCTGGACTACGGCCTGATCGTCTTAGGAGGGTTGCTGGGTTCGGCCCACTGTTTGGGCATGTGCGGCGGGTTCGCTTTGGCGGTTGGCGTCCCGGCGCGGTCGCCGTGGTCCAACCTGGGACGGCAATTGGCGTTTGCTCTAGGGCGAGTGTTCACTTATGGGGTTTTAGGAGGTTTGGCGGCCTTCGGCGGGCTGAGGTTGTCGGCGGCGTTGGGAGGCTGGGTGAATGTCTCAGCGATCATTTCGATCGCGGCAGGCTTGACGCTAATTGGGTTGGGGTTGCGTTCGGCGGGGGTCTGGCCGAGCGTCGGCGGCTTTGGGCGGAGGGGTTCCACCGGGGCCGCGGGGGCGTTGACCACTGAGGCGGCCTGTCTAACCGCGCCGATTTTGGCCAACTTCCTCAAGGGAGGGGGGTTGGGGACAGTGCTGGTCGCGGGAACGCTGCATGGGTTGTTGCCTTGTGGGCTGGTTTATGGATTCCTCGGGCTGGCGGCCGGGACCGCCGACCCGCTTCGGGGTCCGCTGGTGATGCTCTGCTTTGGGTTCGGCACGATGCCGATGATGGCGGCAATCGGTCTGGGAGGGGGGCTGCTCAGCCCCAGCACGCGAGTGGCGGTTTGGCGGACCGCGGCCTGGGCAGTCTTTGCCTGTGGCGTCCTAGCGCTGACGCGGGGGGTCGTGTTTCTCACCAGCGATGAAGCCTGTCCGGTGTGTGTGATGTGA
- a CDS encoding Gfo/Idh/MocA family protein, producing the protein MAALVNQKPFRLGMIGYGFMGRAHTNGYKRVNDFFDLEYRPVLKAACGRDADKTRAFAKNWGYESVETDWRALIARDDIDAVDICTPNNTHAEIAIAAAEAGKMVLCEKPLAMDLAQGKTMVEAIERAGVPNTVWYNYRRVPAVTLAKQLIDEGRLGRIFHYRANFLQDWTISADLPQGGAGLWRLDVAAAGSGVTGDLLAHCIDTAVWLNGSITKVCAMTETFVKERKHNLTGKIEKVGIDDACSFLCRFENGSLGLFESTRYARGHKALYTFEINGEHASIKWDLHDLHRLQYFDHRDDSIVRGWRSIHVTDGDMPYMKHWWVPGLQIGYEHTFVHQIADFLTNLAQGQPTAPTFRDALETQAICDAVLDSAETNQWENVVPIV; encoded by the coding sequence ATGGCCGCTCTTGTCAACCAAAAACCGTTCCGCCTGGGCATGATTGGCTACGGTTTCATGGGCCGTGCCCACACCAATGGATACAAACGGGTCAACGACTTCTTCGACCTGGAATACCGCCCGGTCCTCAAGGCCGCCTGCGGGCGCGACGCGGACAAAACCCGCGCCTTCGCCAAGAACTGGGGCTACGAGTCAGTCGAGACCGACTGGCGGGCCCTCATCGCCCGCGACGACATCGACGCAGTGGACATCTGCACGCCTAACAACACCCACGCCGAAATCGCCATCGCCGCGGCCGAGGCCGGCAAAATGGTGCTGTGCGAAAAGCCGTTGGCGATGGATCTGGCCCAAGGCAAAACCATGGTCGAGGCGATCGAACGCGCCGGCGTGCCTAACACCGTGTGGTACAACTATCGCCGCGTGCCGGCCGTGACCCTGGCCAAGCAACTCATTGACGAAGGCCGCTTGGGACGCATCTTCCACTATCGCGCCAACTTCCTCCAAGACTGGACCATCTCCGCCGACCTGCCTCAGGGCGGGGCCGGGCTGTGGCGTTTGGATGTCGCTGCCGCTGGCTCCGGCGTCACCGGCGACCTGCTGGCCCACTGCATCGACACCGCCGTTTGGCTCAACGGCTCGATCACCAAAGTCTGCGCCATGACCGAAACGTTCGTCAAAGAACGCAAACATAACCTCACCGGCAAAATCGAGAAAGTTGGCATCGACGACGCCTGCTCCTTCCTCTGTCGGTTCGAGAACGGCTCGCTCGGCCTGTTCGAATCGACCCGTTACGCCCGCGGTCACAAAGCGCTTTACACCTTCGAGATTAACGGCGAACACGCCTCCATCAAATGGGATCTCCACGATTTGCATCGTCTGCAATACTTCGACCATCGTGACGACTCGATCGTGCGGGGCTGGCGCTCGATCCATGTCACCGACGGCGACATGCCCTACATGAAACACTGGTGGGTGCCTGGCCTGCAAATTGGTTATGAACACACCTTTGTCCACCAGATCGCCGACTTCCTGACCAATCTCGCCCAAGGCCAACCAACCGCGCCTACCTTCCGCGACGCTCTGGAAACCCAGGCGATCTGCGATGCCGTACTGGATTCGGCCGAAACCAACCAATGGGAAAACGTGGTGCCGATCGTGTAA
- a CDS encoding sugar phosphate isomerase/epimerase family protein, with translation MKTGMNLLLWTDHVTEAQDGVIDELKAIGFDSVEVPVFNTDDLAGYERLGKRLAAVGLKATAVTVSTPEANPISPDPATRAAAVVRLNRVLECCQAFGCEVLCGPIHSALGHFSGAAPTDAEFQAAVEVIRQVADTAAQRNILLAVEYLNRFENYFLTTAADTFRFVKAVNHPSCRMMYDSFHAHIEEKNQAKAIASCVSMVVHVHVSENDRGIPGTGQVDWEGYFGALRSAGYAGFYTIEAFGRALPALAAATRVWRDLFPDSMELCRQGLAFIKAHAS, from the coding sequence ATGAAGACCGGCATGAATCTGCTGCTTTGGACCGATCATGTGACCGAAGCTCAAGACGGCGTGATCGATGAACTCAAAGCGATCGGCTTCGACTCGGTGGAGGTGCCGGTCTTCAACACCGACGACCTCGCCGGTTACGAGCGTCTGGGCAAGCGTTTGGCCGCCGTGGGACTCAAAGCGACCGCCGTGACGGTCTCGACCCCCGAGGCCAACCCGATTTCGCCCGACCCCGCCACCCGCGCCGCGGCTGTTGTCCGGCTCAACCGGGTTTTGGAATGCTGCCAGGCGTTCGGTTGCGAAGTGCTTTGCGGTCCGATCCACTCGGCGCTGGGGCACTTCTCGGGCGCGGCCCCCACCGACGCCGAATTCCAAGCGGCGGTTGAGGTCATCCGCCAGGTGGCCGACACCGCCGCCCAGCGCAACATTCTGCTGGCGGTTGAATACCTCAACCGCTTCGAGAACTATTTTCTAACCACCGCCGCCGACACATTCCGGTTCGTCAAGGCGGTCAATCATCCCTCCTGCCGAATGATGTACGACAGTTTCCACGCCCACATCGAAGAAAAAAACCAGGCCAAAGCAATCGCGTCGTGCGTTTCGATGGTGGTTCATGTCCACGTTTCCGAAAACGACCGAGGCATCCCCGGCACCGGCCAGGTCGATTGGGAGGGCTATTTCGGCGCGCTTCGCAGCGCGGGCTATGCCGGCTTCTATACCATCGAGGCATTCGGCCGCGCCCTACCCGCCCTGGCCGCGGCCACCCGCGTCTGGCGGGACCTGTTCCCAGACTCAATGGAACTTTGCCGCCAGGGTCTGGCCTTCATCAAAGCTCACGCCAGTTGA
- a CDS encoding carbon-nitrogen hydrolase, translating into MGGRVFRVGLIQMRIDPVAAVNLERADGFIRQAAARGAEVIVLPELFLGPYFCQTEDHAQFDRAEPIPGPTTAALGRLAAELEVVLVGSLFEKRAPGVYHNTAVVLDADGTLSGVYRKMHIPDDPLYYEKFYFTPGDLGFQAVATRRASVGPLVCWDQWYPEAARLTALQGAEVLVYPTAIGWHPSEKEEFGASQVDAWRTIQRSHAIANGLYVAVVNRVGHEGPAEGGIEFWGRSFLADPMGRVMVEAGGEEEILVAECDPALIETTRRHWPFLRDRRIDAYAPITQRWGDHHR; encoded by the coding sequence ATGGGTGGACGAGTGTTTCGGGTGGGCTTGATTCAGATGCGGATCGACCCGGTCGCGGCGGTCAACCTGGAGCGGGCAGACGGCTTCATTCGTCAAGCGGCCGCGCGTGGGGCCGAGGTGATCGTATTGCCGGAGTTGTTCCTGGGCCCCTATTTCTGTCAGACCGAGGATCACGCTCAGTTCGACCGTGCTGAGCCGATTCCCGGCCCGACCACGGCAGCGTTGGGACGTCTGGCAGCTGAACTTGAGGTCGTGCTGGTCGGCTCGCTCTTTGAGAAACGCGCCCCCGGGGTATACCACAATACGGCGGTCGTTCTCGACGCCGACGGCACCCTAAGCGGGGTTTATCGGAAGATGCACATTCCCGATGACCCGTTGTATTACGAGAAGTTCTACTTCACGCCGGGCGACCTGGGATTTCAGGCGGTGGCGACTCGTCGGGCCAGCGTGGGGCCGTTGGTTTGTTGGGATCAATGGTATCCCGAGGCAGCGCGGTTGACAGCGCTTCAGGGGGCTGAGGTGTTGGTCTATCCCACTGCGATCGGCTGGCATCCCTCGGAGAAGGAGGAGTTCGGTGCGTCCCAGGTCGATGCCTGGCGGACGATCCAGCGGTCGCACGCCATCGCCAACGGGTTGTATGTAGCAGTGGTCAACCGGGTCGGCCATGAGGGACCGGCCGAGGGAGGGATCGAGTTTTGGGGCCGCTCATTCCTCGCTGATCCGATGGGTCGGGTGATGGTCGAGGCTGGCGGCGAGGAGGAGATTCTGGTGGCCGAGTGCGACCCGGCTCTGATTGAGACGACTCGTCGGCACTGGCCGTTCCTGCGCGATCGTCGCATCGACGCCTACGCGCCGATTACCCAACGTTGGGGGGACCACCACCGATGA
- a CDS encoding heavy metal translocating P-type ATPase, whose protein sequence is MISDPAPLRSAVALLQPGAPLACRSDRAGESPPQAVEIAETTTAGSGFDDQGREDGVACCDHCGLPLVPRRSWWRIGEAAPAQPSATPSVEDLGTPTLVGLNRDLGHGDAEEEEFDARSARYCCQGCRFAAAVTQARGEQGVNRFLLIRLGLSGFFAMNVMAFTMALWSFDLYSDDLRNLTESTHLLVSLFRYLTLLFALPVFVLLAPPLVEHAWEELIEGRPSTDLLLASGVLASFGVSVWAVYRDQGPIYFEVGCVVLVFTALGRWFETNGRLKASNALDSLRKLLPPVARKLTEDGGFLEVPTASLRPGDQINVRAGERFPADGIVLRGIAQVDQQILTGESRPITLEPRATALGGTLNLDGDLVVELTSPPGGGAFGKLVEAVRAAGLERGRYQRLADRASAIFVPLVALLSIAAGVVHGVRSDPETGLMVGLSVVLISCPCALGVAVPMAVWSALGVAARNGVVFRNGEAIERLAEIRAVRFDKTGTLTTGTPEVETVVVENEKADPAASLAVVAAVTRRLADSSTHAMARALMDHAELAQAAALLAPPRFAPGGEPRNEAGRGVQASLMWNPSPTNSLASPTTVMLGSGRWFDERDWSFPPALDRARREAEARGRSVSVVGWDGRARGVFVFRERLRPETVGALAECQVLGLDVAVLTGDHPARGRALAEELGVKVKAGLSPDQKREALRDAEATIGPAAMVGDGVNDAPALAASSCGVAMGCGADVARDSAQVCLVGDDLGRVPWSLRLARATVATARLNLAWAFAYNFIGVGVAMGGLLNPAFAAVLMVGSSLFVISNSLRLASWRAPGESSGSTPTESFVAPNFALG, encoded by the coding sequence ATGATTTCCGACCCCGCGCCGCTCCGTTCTGCGGTGGCCCTCCTTCAGCCGGGCGCGCCTTTGGCGTGTCGATCGGACCGCGCGGGTGAGTCACCTCCGCAAGCCGTCGAGATCGCCGAAACGACCACCGCCGGGAGCGGATTCGACGACCAAGGCCGAGAGGACGGGGTCGCGTGTTGCGACCATTGCGGCCTGCCCCTGGTTCCCCGCCGTTCGTGGTGGAGGATCGGGGAGGCCGCTCCCGCCCAACCCTCCGCGACTCCCTCAGTTGAGGATCTAGGGACACCCACGTTGGTCGGCCTCAACCGCGATCTCGGCCACGGCGACGCCGAGGAGGAGGAATTCGACGCGCGTTCGGCCCGCTATTGCTGTCAAGGGTGCCGATTCGCCGCCGCCGTGACCCAAGCGCGGGGGGAACAAGGGGTCAATCGCTTCCTCTTAATCCGTCTGGGACTCTCCGGCTTCTTTGCGATGAACGTCATGGCCTTCACCATGGCGCTCTGGTCGTTCGACCTGTACAGCGACGATCTGCGAAACCTGACCGAATCCACTCACCTTTTGGTGAGTTTGTTTCGCTACCTGACGTTGCTCTTTGCCCTCCCCGTGTTTGTTCTATTGGCTCCGCCGCTGGTCGAACACGCTTGGGAAGAACTGATCGAAGGGCGTCCCTCCACCGATTTGCTGTTGGCCTCCGGAGTGTTGGCCTCGTTCGGGGTCTCAGTCTGGGCGGTGTACCGCGACCAAGGACCGATTTATTTCGAGGTCGGTTGCGTCGTGTTGGTCTTCACCGCGCTGGGACGTTGGTTCGAAACCAATGGACGTCTCAAAGCCTCCAACGCGCTGGATTCGCTTCGCAAGCTGCTTCCGCCCGTGGCGCGCAAACTTACCGAGGACGGTGGGTTTCTCGAGGTACCCACCGCGAGTCTCCGACCCGGCGATCAGATCAACGTTCGCGCGGGCGAGCGTTTTCCCGCCGATGGGATCGTGCTGCGAGGGATCGCTCAGGTCGATCAACAGATTCTCACTGGCGAAAGCCGCCCAATCACCCTGGAGCCTCGCGCGACCGCACTGGGCGGCACGCTCAACCTGGACGGCGACCTCGTCGTGGAATTGACCAGTCCACCGGGCGGCGGAGCCTTCGGCAAACTGGTCGAGGCGGTGCGGGCCGCCGGTTTGGAACGGGGCCGCTACCAACGTCTGGCCGATCGCGCCTCGGCGATCTTCGTTCCCCTGGTGGCGTTGCTGTCGATCGCCGCCGGCGTGGTTCACGGTGTTCGTTCCGACCCCGAGACCGGCCTGATGGTTGGGCTTTCTGTCGTGCTGATCTCCTGCCCATGCGCCCTAGGCGTGGCGGTGCCGATGGCGGTCTGGTCGGCCCTGGGAGTCGCCGCCCGCAACGGTGTGGTCTTTCGCAACGGCGAGGCGATCGAACGTCTAGCCGAGATTCGCGCGGTGCGGTTCGACAAAACCGGCACCCTCACCACCGGCACGCCCGAGGTGGAAACCGTGGTGGTGGAAAACGAGAAGGCCGATCCCGCGGCCTCGCTCGCTGTGGTCGCCGCAGTGACTCGTCGTCTGGCCGACTCCTCCACCCACGCGATGGCCCGGGCTCTGATGGATCACGCCGAACTCGCCCAAGCCGCCGCGTTGCTGGCTCCCCCACGCTTTGCGCCTGGAGGCGAGCCGCGCAACGAGGCGGGTCGAGGGGTTCAGGCGTCGTTGATGTGGAATCCATCGCCGACCAATTCGTTGGCGTCTCCCACCACGGTCATGCTGGGCAGTGGGCGTTGGTTTGACGAACGCGATTGGTCCTTCCCGCCCGCCCTGGATCGCGCCCGCCGCGAGGCCGAAGCGCGGGGACGTTCGGTCTCGGTGGTGGGTTGGGATGGACGGGCGCGTGGGGTCTTCGTGTTCCGCGAACGCTTGCGGCCCGAGACGGTCGGAGCGCTCGCCGAATGCCAAGTGCTCGGACTGGATGTTGCGGTGCTGACCGGCGACCACCCCGCACGGGGTCGCGCCTTGGCCGAGGAACTCGGAGTCAAGGTCAAGGCCGGTCTGTCGCCCGACCAAAAACGCGAAGCGCTCCGCGACGCGGAGGCGACCATCGGCCCGGCCGCGATGGTGGGCGACGGAGTCAACGACGCGCCAGCGCTGGCGGCCTCCTCGTGCGGGGTGGCAATGGGTTGCGGCGCCGATGTGGCCCGCGACTCGGCCCAGGTTTGTCTGGTGGGGGACGACCTGGGCCGGGTTCCCTGGAGCCTCCGCTTGGCCCGCGCCACGGTGGCCACCGCCCGACTCAACCTCGCCTGGGCGTTCGCATACAACTTCATTGGTGTGGGCGTGGCGATGGGAGGGCTGCTCAACCCAGCCTTCGCCGCCGTGCTGATGGTCGGCAGCAGTTTGTTCGTGATCTCCAACTCGCTGAGGCTCGCCTCATGGCGCGCTCCAGGGGAATCGTCGGGTTCGACCCCGACCGAATCGTTCGTCGCGCCCAACTTCGCGCTCGGCTAA